The following are from one region of the Achromobacter xylosoxidans genome:
- a CDS encoding MFS transporter has product MNSHIPTSKRPAGHPVLLIAGILCMSMALRAPITGVPPLTGMIREQLGLSATAAGMLITLPLLAFAVVSLFAAGLARRHGLERSLFAAMLLIAAGIVVRTLGPAWSLFLGTVVIGAGIAIGNVLLPSLLKRDFPQQLAGLTSAYVLTMSLAAGLASAIAIPLAGLSDAAWRFSSGCLLVLPVLSALLWLPQLANHTAPAASTAHAPHGPRLWRSALAWQVTLFLGINSFVFYVGVSWLPAILRDAGYTAERAGTLHGLLQLMSAVPALFLAPLVRRLRDQRGAAFCAAAASFVAFAGLIVAPGWATLWIVLMGLGTGGGIILGLAFVGLRASHAQQAAALSGMAQCVGYLFAASGPALAGTLHDTQGDWTLALALCAVLCLAMAATGLYAGRSIQIGQYRDAALKSVGPGFSTSAPVARARRSPARRS; this is encoded by the coding sequence ATGAATTCGCATATCCCTACTTCCAAACGTCCCGCCGGCCATCCCGTGTTGCTGATCGCCGGCATTCTTTGCATGTCCATGGCGCTGCGCGCGCCGATTACCGGCGTGCCGCCGCTGACCGGCATGATCCGCGAGCAGTTGGGGCTGAGCGCCACCGCCGCGGGCATGCTGATCACCTTGCCCTTGCTGGCCTTTGCCGTGGTGTCGCTGTTTGCGGCGGGCCTGGCTCGCCGCCACGGACTGGAGCGCAGCTTGTTTGCCGCCATGCTGCTGATCGCGGCTGGCATCGTCGTGCGCACGCTGGGGCCGGCCTGGAGCCTGTTCCTGGGCACGGTTGTCATCGGCGCCGGCATCGCCATCGGCAATGTGTTGTTGCCCAGCCTTCTGAAGCGCGATTTTCCGCAGCAGCTCGCGGGCCTGACTTCGGCCTATGTGCTGACCATGAGCCTGGCCGCGGGGCTGGCGTCCGCCATTGCCATCCCGCTGGCGGGTCTGTCCGACGCGGCCTGGCGCTTTTCCTCGGGCTGCCTGTTGGTGCTACCCGTGCTCAGCGCTTTGCTATGGCTGCCGCAGCTGGCCAATCACACCGCGCCCGCGGCATCCACGGCGCATGCGCCGCACGGTCCCAGGCTGTGGCGCTCCGCGCTGGCGTGGCAGGTGACGCTGTTCCTGGGCATCAATTCCTTCGTGTTCTATGTGGGCGTGAGCTGGCTGCCGGCCATCCTGCGCGATGCTGGCTATACGGCCGAACGCGCCGGCACGTTGCATGGCTTGCTGCAGCTCATGTCGGCCGTCCCGGCCCTGTTCCTGGCTCCCCTGGTGCGGCGCCTGAGGGACCAGCGCGGCGCGGCGTTCTGCGCGGCCGCGGCTTCGTTCGTCGCGTTTGCCGGCTTGATCGTCGCGCCTGGCTGGGCGACGCTGTGGATCGTCCTGATGGGCCTGGGCACGGGCGGCGGCATCATTCTGGGCCTTGCATTCGTGGGCTTGCGCGCCAGTCATGCGCAGCAGGCGGCGGCGCTGTCGGGCATGGCGCAGTGCGTGGGCTATCTGTTCGCGGCCAGCGGCCCTGCGCTAGCGGGCACGCTGCACGACACGCAGGGAGACTGGACCCTGGCGCTGGCCCTGTGCGCGGTCTTGTGCCTGGCGATGGCGGCCACCGGTCTTTACGCGGGCCGCTCCATCCAGATCGGGCAATACCGGGATGCCGCGCTCAAGTCTGTCGGGCCCGGCTTTTCCACAAGCGCACCAGTGGCTCGGGCGCGTCGGTCTCCGGCACGTCGAAGCTGA
- a CDS encoding AraC family transcriptional regulator: MHRLDDPAPFFNPDIDTQQAYAMRVHADENDQESPPHRHAMGQLVLSLQGGVTCSVPQGLWMVPPQYGVWIPGGVPHSNRVTQNGRVCFLFVPPDATGLPGQCCTLAISPLVRELVAYLADLAPQDTATPANRKLAEVLVEQLARMPTEQLHLPISDHPRLREIADALHADPADRSTVAQWGRRVAMSERTLARLVQQELGMSFGRWRQQMHIIQALQRLAAGVSVQRTAEDLGYESVSAFITMFRKALGKTPARYFADKADGIN; this comes from the coding sequence ATGCACCGTCTGGACGACCCGGCCCCGTTCTTCAATCCCGATATCGACACGCAACAGGCCTATGCCATGCGCGTGCATGCGGACGAGAACGACCAGGAGTCTCCACCACACCGGCACGCAATGGGCCAGCTGGTGCTGTCCTTGCAGGGCGGCGTGACCTGCTCCGTGCCGCAGGGTCTGTGGATGGTGCCGCCGCAATATGGCGTCTGGATTCCTGGCGGCGTGCCGCACAGCAATCGCGTCACGCAGAACGGCCGGGTGTGTTTCCTGTTCGTGCCGCCCGACGCCACGGGCCTGCCTGGACAGTGCTGCACGCTGGCGATCTCGCCGCTGGTGCGCGAATTGGTCGCCTATCTGGCGGACCTGGCTCCGCAGGACACGGCCACGCCTGCCAACCGGAAGCTGGCCGAAGTGCTGGTCGAGCAGTTGGCGCGCATGCCGACCGAACAACTGCACCTGCCCATTTCGGACCACCCGCGCCTGCGCGAAATCGCCGATGCCCTGCACGCCGACCCCGCCGACCGCAGCACGGTGGCGCAATGGGGCAGGCGCGTCGCCATGAGCGAACGCACGCTGGCGCGGCTGGTGCAGCAAGAGCTCGGCATGAGCTTTGGCCGCTGGCGCCAGCAGATGCACATCATCCAGGCCCTGCAGCGCCTGGCCGCCGGCGTCTCGGTGCAGCGCACTGCCGAAGACCTGGGCTACGAATCCGTCAGCGCCTTCATCACCATGTTCCGCAAGGCGCTGGGCAAGACGCCTGCCCGCTACTTCGCGGACAAGGCCGACGGTATCAATTGA
- a CDS encoding HlyD family secretion protein: MPFSLLTSPLPRAGALGALVLLAYAGWSWSATGAAESTDDATVVADHTIVAPQVSGFIDAVLVEDNQAVKQGQLLARIDDRDHQAALAAASAELAVASARLSDAAATLERQQAVIEQAIAVTRADLADIRYAESEAQRHRRLASEGAGTQQAYEQARSRLDMAQARQAEHTATLQAARKQRDVLEANREAAQAGLLRAQALKDRAELNLSHTQVVSPIDGIVGRRSLRVGAYVSPGTPILAVVPLQQAYVVANFREKQLTRMRPGQPATITVDAYPDTPLRGRVQSIAPATGLSFSPVVPSNATGNFTKVAQRLPVKIVLDAPAEGAPPLRAGMSVEAVVDTAAAAEESMQ, encoded by the coding sequence ATGCCTTTCTCTCTCTTGACCTCTCCCCTTCCCCGCGCCGGCGCCTTGGGCGCCCTGGTCCTGCTGGCCTATGCAGGCTGGTCATGGTCCGCCACCGGCGCCGCCGAATCCACCGATGACGCCACTGTCGTCGCCGACCACACCATCGTCGCCCCGCAAGTGTCCGGCTTCATCGACGCCGTGCTGGTCGAAGACAACCAGGCCGTCAAGCAAGGCCAGCTGCTCGCCCGCATCGATGACCGCGACCATCAGGCCGCGCTGGCGGCCGCAAGCGCCGAACTCGCAGTCGCCAGCGCGCGCCTGTCGGACGCGGCCGCAACCCTGGAACGCCAACAAGCCGTGATCGAGCAGGCCATCGCCGTCACGCGCGCCGACCTGGCGGATATCCGCTATGCCGAAAGCGAGGCCCAGCGCCACCGCAGGCTGGCCAGCGAGGGCGCGGGCACCCAGCAGGCCTATGAACAGGCCCGCAGCCGGCTGGACATGGCGCAGGCGCGGCAGGCCGAACACACGGCCACTCTGCAAGCCGCACGCAAGCAGCGCGACGTGCTGGAAGCCAATCGCGAGGCCGCACAGGCCGGGCTGCTGCGCGCACAGGCGCTGAAGGACCGCGCGGAACTCAACCTGTCGCATACCCAGGTCGTCTCTCCCATCGATGGCATCGTCGGCCGGCGCTCGCTGCGCGTGGGCGCCTATGTCAGCCCGGGCACGCCGATTCTGGCGGTGGTGCCGCTGCAACAAGCCTATGTGGTGGCCAACTTCCGGGAAAAGCAGTTGACCCGCATGCGCCCGGGCCAGCCCGCAACCATCACGGTCGACGCCTATCCGGATACGCCGCTGCGCGGCCGCGTCCAAAGCATCGCACCGGCCACGGGCCTGAGCTTTTCGCCGGTAGTCCCGAGCAATGCCACCGGCAACTTCACCAAGGTCGCGCAGCGCCTGCCCGTCAAGATCGTGCTGGACGCGCCGGCCGAAGGCGCGCCGCCGCTGCGCGCCGGCATGTCCGTCGAAGCCGTGGTCGATACCGCCGCCGCGGCAGAGGAGTCCATGCAATGA
- a CDS encoding DUF4148 domain-containing protein → MNTYRLSILALSMALVGAAAHAEGKTREQVRAELMEAKAAGLVTYGEQQYPVDLPHVSTKTRQQVREELDAARAAGLVTYGEQDYPPALPSQSRQTRDQTVAELREARLRGQMKSGELDYPPAVN, encoded by the coding sequence ATGAATACATACCGACTCTCCATCCTGGCGCTGAGCATGGCGCTGGTTGGCGCCGCAGCGCATGCCGAAGGCAAGACCCGCGAACAGGTGCGCGCGGAACTGATGGAAGCCAAGGCCGCCGGCCTGGTGACCTACGGCGAACAGCAATATCCCGTGGATCTGCCTCATGTCAGCACCAAGACCCGCCAGCAGGTGCGCGAAGAACTCGACGCCGCGCGCGCGGCCGGCCTGGTCACGTACGGCGAACAGGACTATCCGCCTGCGCTACCGTCGCAATCGCGCCAGACCCGGGACCAGACGGTCGCGGAACTGCGCGAGGCGCGCCTGCGCGGCCAGATGAAATCGGGCGAACTGGACTACCCGCCCGCCGTCAATTGA
- a CDS encoding protealysin inhibitor emfourin, translating into MIELPSLDLAMLVRLTREGGLAYMPALAQPRSIDLATCPPDLRQEVCDALQRAAPVAVPRCAPAGGDQRYFHVEVVYKGDDVADISFDVPETDAPEPLVRLWKSRARQT; encoded by the coding sequence ATGATCGAGCTGCCATCCCTGGACCTTGCCATGCTGGTGCGCCTGACCCGCGAAGGCGGGCTGGCCTATATGCCGGCATTGGCGCAGCCGCGCAGCATCGACCTCGCCACCTGCCCGCCGGACCTGCGGCAGGAGGTTTGCGACGCCCTGCAACGCGCCGCGCCGGTGGCCGTTCCGCGCTGCGCGCCGGCAGGCGGCGATCAGCGCTATTTCCACGTCGAAGTCGTGTACAAAGGCGACGACGTCGCGGACATCAGCTTCGACGTGCCGGAGACCGACGCGCCCGAGCCACTGGTGCGCTTGTGGAAAAGCCGGGCCCGACAGACTTGA
- a CDS encoding TerC family protein produces the protein MDTLLTLLSADFFGTPAWSWLLFIGIVVALLAFDLGVLHKEDREIGVRESLLLSAGYISAALLFGAWVWWQMGSASGMAYYTGFMIEKSLSMDNVFVIALIFSFFAIPRQYQHRVLFWGILGVIVLRAIMIGLGAALVSNFGWLLYLFGAFLVFTGIKMWMIADQTPDIASNPILKFLKRRMRVTEGLRGNAFWVMETDPATSKKVRWATPLLLALVLIEFVDLLFAVDSVPAIFAITTDPFIVYTSNIFAILGLRALYFALAAMIHRFHYLKYALALVLVFIGGKIFLVGFIGKVPAALSLSVTFGLIAGGVLFSLWKTRSDASKQELAAE, from the coding sequence ATGGACACCTTGCTCACCTTACTCTCCGCCGATTTCTTCGGCACCCCGGCCTGGAGCTGGCTGCTATTCATCGGCATCGTGGTCGCCTTGCTGGCCTTTGACCTGGGCGTGCTGCACAAGGAAGACCGCGAGATCGGCGTGCGCGAGAGCCTGCTGCTTTCCGCCGGCTACATCAGCGCGGCGCTGCTGTTCGGCGCCTGGGTCTGGTGGCAGATGGGTTCCGCCAGCGGCATGGCCTACTACACGGGCTTCATGATCGAGAAGTCGCTGTCGATGGACAACGTCTTTGTGATCGCGCTGATCTTCAGTTTCTTCGCGATTCCGCGCCAGTACCAGCACCGCGTGCTGTTCTGGGGCATCCTCGGCGTGATCGTGCTGCGCGCCATCATGATAGGCCTGGGCGCGGCGCTGGTCAGCAACTTTGGCTGGCTGCTGTATCTGTTCGGCGCCTTCCTGGTGTTCACCGGCATCAAGATGTGGATGATTGCGGACCAGACGCCGGATATCGCGTCCAACCCGATCCTGAAGTTCCTGAAGCGCCGCATGCGCGTCACGGAAGGGCTGCGCGGCAACGCGTTCTGGGTGATGGAGACCGATCCCGCCACGTCGAAGAAGGTGCGCTGGGCTACGCCGCTGCTGCTGGCGCTGGTGTTGATCGAGTTCGTAGACCTGTTGTTCGCGGTGGACTCCGTGCCGGCGATCTTCGCCATCACCACCGACCCGTTCATCGTCTACACCAGCAATATCTTCGCCATCCTGGGCCTGCGGGCGCTGTACTTTGCGCTGGCGGCGATGATCCACCGCTTCCATTACCTGAAGTACGCCTTGGCTCTGGTCCTGGTCTTCATTGGCGGCAAGATCTTCCTGGTCGGCTTCATCGGCAAGGTGCCGGCTGCCTTGTCCCTGTCGGTGACCTTCGGTCTGATCGCTGGCGGCGTGTTGTTCTCGCTGTGGAAAACCCGCTCGGACGCCTCCAAGCAGGAACTCGCGGCGGAATAA
- a CDS encoding MFS transporter — MTAAAPPAPPAAAAFGWRILTGLLGVLLAVILAGLNENVTKMALPDIRGALGISYDQGTWFVAVYAAASVCAMAFAPWCSVTFSLRRFTVTALAAFALFGALCPFAPNLPVLLFLRTLQGLAGGALPPMLMTVALRFLPPGIKLYGLGGYALTATFAPSLGIPLAAFCTEVLGWRWTFWLIVAPAALAAWAVWRGLPQDPLKLERLRLFDWRGLLLGAPALSMLVIGLLQGDRLDWLNSPLISVLLGGGGVLMVLFMINEWSHPLPFFKIQLLRNRNLSHALLTLGGVLIVLLGVILIPSSFLAQLRGYRPLETAPVLLTMGLPQLIALPLVAALCNLRQVDCRWVLASGLGLLALSCLLGSQLTPVWSREQFYLLEAVQIFAQPMAVIPLLMLATGGLAPQDGPWASSWFNTIKGFAAVAATGLLDALTTSRRNYHSSMLADQLGNFPLSTAGDNAAALSRRIQEQAAVLTSADLYLCMAGVAVLLILLIPFVATRIYPPRAAT; from the coding sequence ATGACGGCCGCCGCTCCCCCCGCCCCGCCCGCCGCGGCGGCCTTCGGCTGGCGCATCCTGACCGGATTGCTCGGCGTGCTGCTGGCGGTGATCCTCGCCGGGCTCAACGAAAACGTGACCAAGATGGCGCTGCCCGACATCCGCGGCGCGCTGGGCATCAGCTACGACCAGGGCACCTGGTTCGTGGCCGTCTACGCCGCGGCGTCGGTATGCGCCATGGCGTTCGCGCCCTGGTGCTCGGTCACGTTTTCATTGCGCCGCTTCACGGTCACGGCGCTGGCCGCCTTTGCGCTGTTCGGCGCGCTCTGCCCATTTGCGCCCAACCTGCCCGTGCTGCTGTTCCTGCGCACGCTGCAAGGCCTCGCGGGCGGCGCGCTGCCGCCCATGCTCATGACGGTGGCGCTGCGCTTCCTGCCGCCGGGCATCAAGCTCTATGGCCTGGGCGGCTACGCCCTCACCGCCACCTTCGCGCCCAGCCTGGGCATACCGCTGGCGGCCTTCTGCACCGAGGTGCTGGGCTGGCGCTGGACCTTCTGGCTGATCGTCGCTCCCGCGGCGCTCGCGGCCTGGGCCGTCTGGCGCGGGCTGCCCCAGGATCCGCTCAAGCTCGAACGGCTGCGCCTGTTCGACTGGCGCGGCCTGTTGCTGGGCGCCCCGGCGCTGTCCATGCTGGTCATCGGCCTGTTGCAGGGCGACCGGCTGGACTGGCTTAACTCGCCGCTGATCTCCGTCCTGCTGGGCGGAGGCGGCGTGCTGATGGTGCTGTTCATGATCAACGAATGGTCGCATCCCCTGCCGTTCTTCAAGATCCAGCTCTTGCGCAACCGCAACCTCAGCCATGCCTTGCTGACACTGGGCGGCGTGCTGATCGTGCTGTTGGGCGTGATCCTGATTCCCTCGTCATTCCTGGCGCAATTGCGCGGCTACCGGCCGCTGGAAACAGCGCCGGTGCTGCTCACCATGGGCCTGCCGCAACTGATCGCCCTGCCGCTGGTCGCGGCGCTGTGCAACCTGCGCCAGGTGGATTGCCGCTGGGTGCTGGCCTCGGGCCTCGGCCTGCTGGCCCTGTCCTGCCTGCTGGGGTCGCAACTGACGCCCGTCTGGTCGCGCGAGCAGTTCTACCTGCTCGAAGCCGTACAGATCTTCGCCCAGCCCATGGCTGTGATCCCGCTGCTGATGCTGGCCACCGGCGGCCTGGCGCCGCAGGACGGCCCCTGGGCGTCATCGTGGTTCAACACCATCAAGGGCTTTGCCGCGGTAGCCGCCACCGGCCTGCTGGACGCGCTGACCACCTCGCGCCGCAATTACCACTCCAGCATGCTGGCCGACCAGTTGGGCAACTTTCCGCTGAGCACGGCCGGCGACAACGCGGCCGCGCTGTCCCGCCGCATCCAGGAACAGGCCGCCGTGCTGACCTCAGCCGACCTCTATCTGTGCATGGCCGGCGTGGCCGTGCTCCTCATCCTGCTCATCCCCTTCGTCGCGACCCGCATCTATCCACCGCGCGCCGCGACCTGA
- a CDS encoding efflux transporter outer membrane subunit, whose product MTPRRLINATLACTLSALAGCAVGPDFQAPQAPLPVQWRMPDASAVDSVPVPQDVNTSWWDSFGDPTLSALIAEATAANLDIRIAHERLLQSRAALRVTEADGLPAVGSSASYKRGQNSEVGLADPSGHGGKSSFNLWQAGVDASWELDLWGRVRREVEQAGAQSQAALEAQRGVVLAIRAETARNYILLRGTQNQLDVLRQTLANAERNLALTRLRQREGVATELDVSQADAQAAAIEAGVPPLVLRVEQLMNALALLLEQPPGALQPRLAAVGPIPGGPLQVPVGLPSELAERRPDIRRAQANLHAAVAAIGVAEGDFYPRITLSGNLGLQALQLRDLDTDNAGVFGVGPALQIPIFQGGRLRGRLRLRESQAQEAALLYQKTVLNAWHEVDNAMTAYQAQQLTRASLERASASARQALLNAQRQYAAGASDFVNVLSAQNAVLASDQARVSTQASVSLVLVDLYRSLGGGWEAPAANLNPASAPQ is encoded by the coding sequence ATGACCCCGCGCCGCTTGATCAATGCCACGCTGGCCTGCACGCTTTCCGCCTTGGCAGGCTGCGCAGTGGGCCCCGACTTTCAGGCTCCCCAGGCGCCATTGCCCGTGCAATGGCGGATGCCTGACGCCTCCGCCGTGGACAGCGTCCCCGTGCCGCAAGATGTGAACACATCCTGGTGGGACAGCTTCGGCGATCCCACCCTGAGCGCCTTGATCGCCGAAGCGACCGCCGCCAACCTGGACATACGCATCGCCCACGAACGCCTGCTGCAAAGCCGCGCGGCCTTGCGCGTGACCGAAGCCGACGGCCTGCCCGCCGTAGGCTCAAGCGCGAGCTACAAGCGCGGCCAGAACAGCGAGGTCGGCCTGGCCGACCCTTCGGGCCACGGTGGCAAGTCCTCATTCAACCTGTGGCAAGCGGGTGTGGACGCCAGTTGGGAACTGGACCTGTGGGGCCGCGTGCGACGCGAAGTCGAACAGGCCGGCGCCCAGTCCCAGGCGGCGCTGGAGGCGCAGCGCGGCGTGGTCCTGGCCATCCGCGCCGAAACGGCGCGCAACTACATCCTGCTGCGCGGCACGCAGAACCAACTGGACGTGCTGCGCCAAACGCTTGCCAATGCCGAGCGCAACCTGGCGCTGACCCGTTTGCGCCAACGCGAAGGCGTCGCCACCGAACTCGACGTTTCGCAAGCCGATGCGCAGGCCGCCGCCATAGAAGCCGGCGTGCCGCCGCTCGTGCTGCGCGTCGAACAGCTGATGAATGCGCTGGCGCTGCTGCTGGAGCAGCCGCCCGGCGCGCTGCAACCGCGCCTGGCGGCGGTGGGTCCGATACCCGGCGGTCCGCTCCAGGTTCCCGTCGGACTGCCGAGCGAACTGGCCGAGCGCAGGCCCGACATCCGCCGCGCTCAAGCCAATCTGCACGCGGCCGTCGCGGCGATCGGCGTAGCGGAGGGCGATTTCTATCCGCGCATCACGCTGTCAGGCAACCTCGGCCTGCAGGCTCTGCAATTGCGGGACCTCGACACCGACAACGCCGGGGTGTTCGGCGTCGGCCCCGCGTTGCAGATTCCCATCTTCCAGGGCGGCCGGTTGCGAGGCCGGCTGCGGCTGCGCGAATCGCAGGCTCAGGAAGCCGCGCTGCTGTACCAAAAAACCGTGCTGAATGCCTGGCATGAAGTCGACAATGCCATGACCGCCTACCAGGCGCAGCAACTGACCCGGGCCAGCCTGGAGCGCGCCTCCGCGAGCGCCCGCCAGGCGCTGCTGAACGCACAGCGGCAATATGCCGCGGGCGCTTCGGACTTCGTGAACGTGCTCAGCGCGCAGAACGCGGTGCTGGCCAGCGACCAGGCCCGCGTGTCGACCCAGGCCTCGGTGTCGCTGGTGCTGGTGGATCTGTACCGCTCGTTGGGCGGCGGCTGGGAAGCGCCCGCCGCCAACCTCAACCCTGCTTCGGCCCCGCAATGA
- a CDS encoding M4 family metallopeptidase — protein sequence MPRPSESAPLIGVIPPYMLDRLAQHADARVSMPAVKTLIIDQQQRSLREMAAQPPRAKPARPKKAAPAGTPQRAVHDAANTTTLPGKLVRAEGASASGDVAVDEAYEHLGSTYKLFWDVYKRHSIDGQGLPLVGTVHYGEDYDNAFWNGAQMVFGDGDGEVFNRFTVAVDIIGHELTHGVIDAEAALLYQGQSGALNESLCDVFGALVKQHTLGQDARQADWLVGAGLFKPKIRARALRSMAEPGSAYDDPLLGKDPQPAHMRDYVDTPNDNGGVHINSGIPNRAFYLAATSMEGPAWANAGRVWYDALCDKRLRHDADFVQFAKLTLAVAAERHDTAVRDAVARAWAGVGVQT from the coding sequence ATGCCACGTCCTTCCGAGTCCGCGCCGCTGATCGGCGTGATCCCCCCCTACATGCTGGATCGGCTGGCGCAGCACGCCGATGCGCGGGTCAGCATGCCCGCGGTCAAGACGCTGATCATCGACCAGCAGCAGCGCAGCCTGCGCGAAATGGCGGCGCAGCCGCCGCGCGCCAAGCCCGCCCGCCCCAAGAAGGCAGCGCCCGCCGGCACGCCGCAGCGCGCCGTGCACGACGCCGCCAACACCACCACCCTGCCCGGCAAGCTGGTGCGCGCCGAAGGCGCCTCCGCCAGCGGCGACGTGGCGGTGGACGAGGCCTATGAGCATCTGGGCTCGACCTACAAGCTGTTCTGGGACGTCTACAAGCGCCACTCCATCGACGGCCAGGGCCTGCCGCTGGTCGGCACGGTGCATTACGGCGAAGACTACGACAACGCCTTCTGGAACGGCGCGCAGATGGTGTTCGGCGACGGCGACGGCGAAGTGTTCAACCGTTTCACGGTGGCCGTGGACATCATCGGCCACGAACTCACGCACGGCGTGATCGACGCCGAGGCCGCCTTGCTCTACCAGGGCCAGTCCGGCGCCCTGAACGAATCCCTGTGCGATGTGTTCGGCGCGCTGGTCAAGCAGCACACGCTGGGCCAGGACGCGCGCCAGGCCGATTGGCTGGTGGGCGCCGGGCTGTTCAAGCCCAAGATCCGCGCCCGCGCGCTGCGCTCCATGGCGGAGCCCGGCAGCGCTTACGACGACCCTCTGCTGGGCAAGGATCCGCAGCCCGCGCACATGCGCGACTACGTGGACACGCCGAACGACAATGGCGGCGTGCACATCAACTCCGGCATCCCCAACCGCGCCTTTTATCTAGCGGCCACTTCGATGGAAGGCCCCGCATGGGCCAACGCGGGCCGCGTCTGGTACGACGCGTTGTGCGACAAGCGCCTGCGCCACGATGCCGACTTCGTGCAGTTCGCGAAACTGACGCTGGCCGTCGCGGCGGAACGCCATGACACCGCCGTGCGCGATGCCGTCGCCCGCGCCTGGGCCGGCGTGGGAGTCCAGACATGA
- a CDS encoding anti-virulence regulator CigR family protein, producing MRRTPSMIIAILACAATLGAPAQAAPPEGKGKPDHAGQGNGNGNGGGNGNGKNKGQQSQDSGVSVTLSTAGITVSTARSYAVQAGATGYGSLPPGIRKNLARGKPLPPGIAKKMVPGPMLARLPVHPGYEWRVAGSDLILVAIATAVVADVLTGVFN from the coding sequence ATGCGCCGCACACCTTCAATGATCATCGCCATCCTTGCCTGTGCCGCCACGCTTGGCGCGCCGGCACAGGCCGCGCCGCCCGAGGGCAAAGGCAAGCCAGACCACGCGGGCCAAGGCAATGGCAATGGCAATGGCGGCGGTAACGGCAATGGCAAGAACAAGGGCCAGCAGAGCCAGGACAGCGGCGTCAGCGTCACGCTCAGCACCGCGGGCATCACCGTGTCCACCGCGCGCAGCTATGCCGTGCAGGCCGGGGCGACGGGCTACGGCTCGCTGCCGCCGGGCATACGCAAGAACCTGGCGCGCGGCAAGCCCCTGCCTCCGGGCATCGCCAAGAAGATGGTGCCCGGCCCCATGCTGGCGCGCCTGCCCGTGCATCCGGGCTACGAATGGCGCGTCGCGGGCAGCGACCTGATCCTCGTCGCCATCGCCACCGCCGTCGTCGCGGACGTCCTCACGGGCGTGTTCAACTAG
- the tam gene encoding trans-aconitate 2-methyltransferase, which yields MTSWSAKQYSAFENERTRPVRDLVAALPNQDVKRAVDLGCGPGNSTEVLASRYPDAEISGMDSSEDMLQSARKRLPGLRFELADIATWDPPGTYDVILANAALQWVPDHATLYPRLVGKLAPGGSLAVQTPDNLEEPAHRLARQVASEAPWAAAIGGFKHPPRHSAAWYYELLKPHCGLLDVWRTTYHHPLAGAAAVVEWFKGTALRPYLDRLDAAGQASFLARYQSLIEEAYPALADGTVLLPFPRLFIIAGPKQG from the coding sequence ATGACCAGCTGGTCCGCCAAACAGTATTCCGCCTTTGAAAACGAACGCACCCGTCCGGTGCGGGACCTGGTCGCCGCCTTGCCCAATCAGGATGTGAAGCGCGCCGTGGACCTGGGCTGCGGTCCTGGCAATTCCACCGAGGTGCTGGCCAGCCGCTACCCCGATGCCGAAATCAGTGGCATGGACAGCTCGGAGGACATGCTGCAGTCGGCCAGGAAACGTCTGCCGGGGCTGCGATTCGAATTGGCCGACATCGCCACGTGGGATCCGCCCGGGACCTACGACGTGATTCTGGCGAACGCCGCGCTGCAATGGGTGCCGGACCACGCGACCCTATATCCCCGCCTGGTCGGCAAGCTGGCGCCGGGCGGGAGCCTGGCGGTGCAGACCCCGGACAACCTGGAGGAGCCGGCCCACCGCCTGGCGCGCCAGGTGGCAAGCGAGGCGCCGTGGGCCGCCGCCATCGGCGGCTTCAAGCATCCGCCGCGCCACAGCGCCGCCTGGTACTACGAGCTGCTCAAGCCGCATTGCGGCCTGCTGGACGTGTGGCGCACGACCTACCATCACCCGCTGGCAGGCGCAGCGGCGGTGGTGGAGTGGTTCAAGGGCACGGCGCTGCGGCCCTATCTGGACCGGCTGGACGCCGCCGGGCAGGCCAGTTTCCTGGCCCGCTACCAGTCGCTGATCGAAGAGGCCTATCCGGCGCTGGCCGACGGCACGGTGCTGCTGCCGTTCCCGCGTCTGTTCATCATTGCGGGGCCGAAGCAGGGTTGA